The following is a genomic window from Nymphaea colorata isolate Beijing-Zhang1983 chromosome 3, ASM883128v2, whole genome shotgun sequence.
TAACGTTGCTGTCAGAACAGTTTAACCTAATTACAAGCAGCAGATGAACTTATCGGTTCCAACTTGTCTCAGTAGCTACTTAATTCATGTCTTCTTCTATGCCTGGACCAACTGAAAATAATTCATGTCTCCCTGATTTTAGAGGGGACGCATAGTTTCAGAAGTCAGATCTGTCCATCTCTTAATCCCTTTTTATTCTGCCAACTGCTAACAtagtcaacttttttttttctgaaaatgctGATTTTGAGTTCTATTAtcatatcaaattttgttttggatatcatatctgatgtattttttttgtagttttgagaATAACAATCGACTGAATGGACCAGAGCTTCAAGGGCTGGTAGCTTATGATTTTGGATGCTGAAGGGCAAAGCTGGTAGATGAGCTGAACAGCCTGAACTCTACCGTGGGTTGCAGGCTCTCTAAacttaaatatatatgtataaggtGGAAGAAGAAATAACAggtttattttgaaatatatgtaaGGCATATAGGTACTTGTTATACTTCTGAAAAAAGGGCATAGAGATGATTCCCGATTACTTCAACCAGGCTTACAAGTGCCCAAAGATCGGCTTGCTCTCAGTCCAGTTCCATCAATGTCAGTTATTTTTCTTGTATGTTCCAAATGGAAGTTCTACAtatctttaaattttgaaagaatatGTTATTGAGAAACTAATGCCAGCAACTGTGTTTAGCGTGCATTTGCTTCGGGTGTGAAAACAAAATGTATGATTGGCGTTCTGTTCtatatttttcattgatatTGTTGTGGACAGAGTAAGTATTCATGTGAGATGAATTGGTGGCGACAAGCTCTTGTAGAAGGAATATTTTAACTGGGGCCCCCaatttttggttttcaaaaGTGGAAGTAATAGTATAGAACCGCACGAAAGTAACTTCCATATTTTAAACTTCAGAATTTACATAAGAATTTCGAGTTGGGATTTTCTAGGCTGAACATAACTAAGATGGTTGATTCTTAAACCCCTATGAAGTTCTGGCTCAAGCCTGAATCTAGTTTTACCTCCATATTGGATTGGTGGGACCGAGTAGTCCCTGAGTCGAGCTGGAGGCCCTGGGAAAGTCATGGTCCTAACAAAAATGAGCTAAGCTAGCGAACCTCAACTGGGTCGAGTAAGAGCCAACTTTTGATTTTCCATCTTGAAGGTGCCGAGAACGAGACTTTTGTTCTTGGCATCCGGAAGAAACAAAGTTAGCTCTAGGAGAGGGGATATGTTTACATCAACAGTAAACATATACCAGGGAACCGCTTTGTACATTCCCTGCTTGCGTTGGCTCGTTGTCCATGAGTGTTTTGCACAAATGTCCTCTTAGGAGCCGTTGGCAACGGGAATACTAGCGGCCGTTGGCAACGGGAATACTAGCGGCCGTTGGCAACAGGAATACCAGCACagtgtttcaagaaatgtgtcACAAACATGACACCCTGCATTGTATCTCATAAATTTGCCCTAGTTTTTTAGATAAATTCATGACACTGTGTTATCCCTTGTCAAATGTCTGGGAACAGTAACATAATATTATGTTACTGTTCTATGTGTCTTACCTAAAAATTGGTTTGGGTGagattcattggacactttaaaaagtgttcCATAAACCTGTCATACTTATTAGGGAGATGGatgaaacagtaacatattgttattaaTGTCAAACCCCTTAGAGTATAGTACTAAATAGAAGAAACAAATTCTTTCAAagctttttgtgtttttaagaGAAGTCTCGAGTGCCCCAAGGTTCATACCTCAATGTGTGGTGTGTTCCCAATTTGACCAGTTGTGGGGTTATGCTCCTATATCAGAAAGAGGGTAGAGCTTTACATACAAAATAAAGCATACAACTGTCTCACCTCCTGATACCGATGTAGCTTTGAACTCtcaggagaaagagaaggaaaggaatTTCGGTTCTGGTTTGCATGATGGAAAAACCTCATGCTCACCTACGAGAGAAGTGACGAGCTTCTTGTTTTCAAAAGGTGTTTGAGGATATGATGATCCACTACTTTGGGCTGCAGTACCCGTGGCTAATCTGCTAATTCACGAAACTCCCTTAAGGCAACATGCGCACTTCCTGATTGTAACTAAACCTCAAATGTGTAAAGAAATCTTTCAAACCAACAGTGTGAATTTTGCTTGAACCATAAAAATGTCATGGTTCGCTGAGACTTACCCAATGTAGACTTGTTTCATCTATATTCTTTCGTTGAAACCTTTATGCAAAATTATATTCTCACTTAATTACCAGACATTATCAACTAAGGAAAATGAGACGCAAATTGTTCCCACCATCTAGGAACTGAACCATGACACAATTCGAAGAAACGTACAACGAAGTGTGCACGCGAGGTACAGGGCGAGTCCATGTCATCCGGACGCGAGCGAGAGATATTTGGTCGCGACAAGAGATTGATCGCAGAGGACCGGGAAGTTCGGGAGAAATTCCTCCATAAGGTAGGACCAGCTTGGTGGAGCGTGCAGCACCCCGCGGCTTTCTGTCATGGCGCCTAAGTTCGCCGAGGCTTCTACAGTTGATGCCTGTGGCGCCCCCGAGCTTCCCAAGGACAGACCGGTAGAATTACCGTGGCCGTCTTCCGTTCCAGGAGGCACAAGGAGATTCTGTAACAAAAGCGATGGTGGCGGCAGCGGGTGTTGGACGGCAGACTTCTCAGGAAAGGAGGACGCTTACCAGGTTCTTGGGGTTGCCTCAACTTGCAGCTCCGCCGAGATCAAGGCGTCATTCCGAAAACTAGCGAAGGAAACCCATCCTGACCTCCAATTCCGTGCAGATTCGGCTGCCACTCAAAGGTTTCTTCAAATTGTTGCGGCTTATGAGGTACCACGACTTAGTCTTCTCACTCCACCGCTCGGAACCCATGTGGGTTTATGCTAATGCACCCGATCGTCGAGATATATTGGGACAACGAGAAACTGTGTTATGAAATACTGAATACAATGCAATTTCCCTGATAATCCCACTTGATAAGTACGCAAAGTGCATCCGAACTTACAAAATAATTGAATAAGTTCTAGGAATTGTCCATCGACCGGAAAAGGACTGAAATCGCTTGCCCGAAAGAAGGATTTGGTTAATTTTATTAGTCCATTTCAGTAATTCCTTTTCCATTCTCCCTCAAAAGGTTCTGCCAACCAAAACTTGAGCGGCGTTTACGTTACATTTCTTGCTCTGTTTGTGGGGCTAGACGAAATTCAATCTGATCTTGTTGCCAGCATCTGCGTCAATGAAAGTAAAGGCGGGCTAAAGCGACTCTTTATATGTGAGGTGTGCAGATTCTGTCAGACGCTGAAAGAAGGGCTCACTACgacatttatttgttatctAAGAAGAAGCCATCACTTCAAAGGAGATCTTCGAGAGTTTCAACAGTGCACGTGTATGATGACCATGTCACAGAATCGGGGCAGATAGAAGTGGTGGAGTGGTTAAAACGTTACCGTCTCGCGATTCATGACATCTTGTCCGAAGATATTGTGGTGGGTTCTAGCTACTTGGAGCAACTAGAGGGCGAACTTTATTCAGCTATTAGAAAAGCGTATTTTGGTCCGCATATCGAGTCCCTGGATCTTCTGCCAGAGTGTTTTGAAGCAGAGGAAAGGTGTGGAGAAGAAACTGCAGAGGTGCTGCACCTGGTCTCAGGGCGCCTTCTCTTTGGATTTGTCCAGATTGTCAATGAGCTTCCCGAGCTATCAGTTGAAAGACTATCTGCTCTGCCGTCTGCGGCTGCTAAAGTTCAAAAACCCAGCGAGGATATGAGTTTGTCCGCTGATTACTCTGCACATCGTTATTTTGTGGAAGCTGAACCTTCAGTACATGGCAACCTGGCAAAACAGCTTATGCTGAATGATGAACATGAAGTTGATAAACCTGATGCATATAAAGATGTAGAGTTGCATATTGCAGGCAATATCATTGCAACTGCAACAAGAGTTCCTCCCAGCCAGCCTCATGGAGACTTGCCAACAGAAGGCTCTGATGACTGCATAAATGTATTCCTGTATAGACATTATCATAATCATGATGACTACAGCTCGGCATCTGTTTCAGCTACTCCAGCAGACTCCAAGATTCTGCTAGGTACAATCACTGGATTGGGAACTAGCCCACACGAAGGTTTATGCTCTGTCTATGATTGCAATGGTAGAAAAACCCATGTCATCATCAAACACAGGACAATGTGGGTTAGTATCTCTCCTCCTCTGAGAGTCTGATACTTTATCTTCTTTAACTGTGTGGATACCTGTAACTTGAGGCATCCATCTTTATATCGTGTTCTGTCTCTCACTGCCCCTCTGAAAGGATAGGAACTTTCCTTAGATCAAGACAATGGATCGTTTTGGGAGGATTGCCTGTGCATTTCTTAGCAATGTTTCGGTCACTAACAATGGTTTAGAGTGGAAATGACAatcacagtttttttttttttttttttccctggcCTAACTTGTAAAACTGTTCTCCTAGTTCTGTCATTAGTACTTAGTAGATTCAGGGTGTATTATCCATGACAGAAACAAAGGACTAGTAGTCTGCCTACTTGTTGGTGTAGTTGGACTATAGATCGAGTCGAAACTTTACAGGGTTTGGTGCCATTGATGTctaacttgtaaaatttttctCCTAGTTCTGTCATTAGTACTTAGTAGATTCAGAGTGTATTATCCATGACAGGAACAAAGGACTAGTAGTCTGCTTACTTGTTGGTGTAGTTGGACTATAGATCGAGTCGAAACTTTACAGGATTTGGTGCCGCTGATGTTGGCTACGATGAATAACTTACTCATACCGGAACATGGACTCTCTATTCACTTTTGCATGCAGTATGTTATTCGTACTCATTATGTAACTGAAGTgtaacatttaaataaaaatgagttttacaTTCTGGACATATATGTTCCATCTACACTTATATCCATGTATTCTTTTGTGTACATAAAATGTTGACTGTATATGGACATTTGTATTGTTATGCCTGCTCAACTTTGTCTTGGTGGTTTTAGCATGTAGAGCACCCTTAGCTCCTATAAGCCGGGGGATCTTGCTCGCCAATGCTCTTGTTTTGTGGATTAGTGAAAGAACATGTGAGGTATAGGAATCTGCAGGTTCTTCTCTTTGAAGTGTTTCAGATTATTGTTTTCATAGGAACTCTTGGTCTTCCATTATAATATTATTTGTCCGGGTTGAATCCATCATTGTTAATATGTATAAAGTTTGCACAGGTGAAGCACATGCATTGGTATCAGGTTGGTGATCGCGTTTCATCTTGTGAATGCAGATGTCGGCGAGCGCAATTACCTTCCAGCAGGTAAATTTAATTGGTGCTTTAAATTTATTCCTGTGAGGCTATTGGAATTATCCATCAACTCATCACAGCCAAGACACATATTGAGTGTAAAGCTATTTCACTAGTCACTCAACCGAAGTACCTCAGATGCAAAATAAATAGGtttcatgtttatgttttttttttaattgtagtTGTCAGATGTATGCATTTCTTAAAGGCTTTATGACTTCATTTCCAGGTTTTGGCTGTTTGAACCACGTTGTGGTATGCACAATATTGGTGGTTGGTATGTTGAAACATTTGGACGAGATAAGAAAGGAAGAATGGTTGCATCTAAAAGGCAGTGGGATGACATTCAGGATCCTTACATGGATAATAAAACTGAAAGGTTAGTTCCTTCAGGAGAATATAAAAGAATAAGCTGTGAAAATTGCTTGTTATTGAgaagttcttttccttttccaggAAATTCTTTTCTGGCTTTGTTGCAATGCAGATAAAATGTTACAGTGTGTCTGATTTCCAGgaaattttcttttggctttgtTGCAGTTTCATTGCCATGAAATTGGGATCCTTACCTAGATAATCTTTTCTTCTTCGCAGTAAATAGTAATTTATGCATTTCTCATCTCATATGGCCATACTTCAGAAGCCCTTTTCCCGGGCTAATATTTATAGGGCCAGATTTATGCAAtaattttcttattaatttcCATTTCAATCTACAGTTACTTTGGTTGTTGACCTTTTAAAATCGGTTGGAATTAAGTTTGATAACTCTCACCATCCTGCTTCATATATGTACTCACACGCTAAGTTGATTCTATTTGAACAAAGAAATGCTGAAAACAAAGCTAACCGAGAACAAGGAACTGCTTGTTGGTAATTAGTACCGGTTAGCATCAGGCTGCGTTTGGATTTTGCTACCAAAGCTACCAAATGTGGCACAGAAATGAATGGAACCTATCTAAAGAAATTTTAGTGATGAATTAGTAGAcatccttttgttttttcttatggtTTTAACCATGTACAGGAGGCTCCATCCGGCAATGTACTTAATGGCACTTGCATATAGAACTCTTGACCTTGAAGAGGcaaggaagaagagattgttTGTCCGAGATGTGGTTGTACCAAAGCTATCTAGTCTTGTAAGTTGGTGCAAGAAATTTGTATAAGCATTATTCTTTTATGGTATAATAAAATGTTACTTTATGACTTCTTGGTCCTTTTTCACATTCTCTTTGGTACTAAAATGTTGGTTATTTTAACCAAAAGTGTGTTTCGTTGCAAGTGACCTCTTCATCATTAGTCAAAGTAGCTGAAAGTTGAATACTTTGAGAAGGAATATAGAAACAAGGCGGAAAAGAAGGATCTCAGATCTTTTATAGGGAATGCCAGCTCTGGGCAAGTGTAGTTCTCTTCTCTGATCACATCAGTGTTAGATGTAGTTAATAACTTAATGGAACCTTGTTTGCTGCAGGTGGCATCTTTAACAGTGCAACCACCTGAATATATTGGTAAATGCTAGTAGTATAACTACACTGTGAATAGCAGAGATTATGAAACACTCAGTCTTATTGAGGATATGAGCCAGAATTCCCATGTATCGAAGTTAATTCCACTTACAGACAGTGCTTGGTAAAATTGATCTCTGCCATTCACGATACTGCCATCAGCAGCAGCTGCAGCAGGGTCATCATATTTATGACCTCTACTAGTACCcttttgctgcttcttttctctgtatttatatattgttatgaTCCACTACAGTATCGGTGCGTTGGCTTTCCTCGAAGGACGTATTAGTGCGGTCTCCCGCTACTTGCTCCAAGCGCCAATTGACAAAACGGCATCACCTGTCCTGATGGTCATGGTGGGTGTCCGGCTGTTCTGGCCAGCTCCGGCCAGAATCCAGCTGAAAATGGAGGCAACGAAGCACCTTATTTGTAATtcattatataaatattttccCACCAGTCATGGTAATACCTATTTTTCGTCTGGTGAAGTGACTGAGAAACAGCCAGATATATTTTTTGCAACTGTTCCTCTTTTCAAGATTTACTTTAGCCAGTATTCATTGGCTACATATCCAGCGCAGGCAATCACTAGAATAATTTAATGTATGGCCTGTTTGGACGACACTAAAATTAAGGACAGCCTGATTTTAGTATCAAAATAAGTGTTTCTGAAGCTAGATTGATATTAACACTAAATTTTAACGTGGGTTTAGAACCTAAACAAGCCTGTGGTCCTTTCCACAGATCTGGTTAAACTGAGTTTTGGCCCTTATCATTCAAACGGGCACCAACTGTTACTGCCAGAGCAAGATCAGCAAGACAAACCATTTGGGTA
Proteins encoded in this region:
- the LOC116251516 gene encoding uncharacterized protein LOC116251516; its protein translation is MAPKFAEASTVDACGAPELPKDRPVELPWPSSVPGGTRRFCNKSDGGGSGCWTADFSGKEDAYQVLGVASTCSSAEIKASFRKLAKETHPDLQFRADSAATQRFLQIVAAYEILSDAERRAHYDIYLLSKKKPSLQRRSSRVSTVHVYDDHVTESGQIEVVEWLKRYRLAIHDILSEDIVVGSSYLEQLEGELYSAIRKAYFGPHIESLDLLPECFEAEERCGEETAEVLHLVSGRLLFGFVQIVNELPELSVERLSALPSAAAKVQKPSEDMSLSADYSAHRYFVEAEPSVHGNLAKQLMLNDEHEVDKPDAYKDVELHIAGNIIATATRVPPSQPHGDLPTEGSDDCINVFLYRHYHNHDDYSSASVSATPADSKILLGTITGLGTSPHEGLCSVYDCNGRKTHVIIKHRTMWVKHMHWYQVGDRVSSCECRCRRAQLPSSRFWLFEPRCGMHNIGGWYVETFGRDKKGRMVASKRQWDDIQDPYMDNKTERRLHPAMYLMALAYRTLDLEEARKKRLFVRDVVVPKLSSLVSWCKKFV